In the genome of Luteibacter yeojuensis, one region contains:
- a CDS encoding outer membrane protein assembly factor BamD has protein sequence MRATKITILLVLALSMSACSMFRSKKETIDTMPVDRLYANAHDSLEHSDYAAAEKAYERLIARFPSGDINEQSQIELAYAQYKDNKPDDAYSTINRFIKTFPTHKHADYAYYLRGLINFDRTGGFIERYLSRGNSASTRRDQGFNLTAFDDFSQLTRRYPNSAYATDARQRMIFLRNQLAQFEINVAEYYLRTKSYIASADRAQYVIEHYQQSPQTADALAILTRSYIALDRQPLADQTRKVLALNYPDHPYLTDPNWPHHPSIWRKAIPFSGHH, from the coding sequence ATGCGTGCAACCAAGATCACCATCCTGCTCGTCCTCGCCTTGTCGATGAGCGCCTGCTCGATGTTCCGCAGCAAGAAGGAGACGATCGACACGATGCCGGTCGACCGGCTCTATGCCAATGCCCACGATTCGCTGGAGCATTCCGACTATGCCGCGGCCGAAAAGGCCTACGAGCGCCTTATCGCGCGCTTCCCGTCGGGGGACATCAACGAACAGTCGCAGATCGAACTGGCTTACGCGCAGTACAAAGACAACAAGCCGGACGACGCGTACTCGACGATCAACCGCTTCATCAAGACGTTTCCGACCCACAAGCATGCCGATTATGCCTATTACCTGCGTGGTCTGATCAATTTCGACCGCACGGGGGGCTTCATCGAGCGCTACCTGTCGCGCGGCAACAGCGCCTCGACCCGCCGCGACCAGGGCTTCAACCTCACGGCGTTCGACGATTTCAGCCAGCTGACCCGCCGCTACCCGAACAGCGCGTACGCCACGGACGCCCGCCAGCGCATGATCTTCCTGCGCAACCAGCTGGCCCAGTTCGAGATCAACGTGGCCGAGTACTACCTGCGCACGAAGTCGTACATCGCCTCGGCCGACCGTGCCCAGTACGTGATCGAGCACTACCAGCAGTCGCCGCAGACCGCCGACGCGCTGGCCATCCTCACCCGCAGCTACATCGCGCTCGACCGCCAGCCGCTCGCCGACCAGACCCGCAAGGTGCTGGCCCTGAACTACCCGGACCACCCGTACCTGACCGACCCGAACTGGCCGCACCATCCGTCCATTTGGCGTAAGGCCATCCCGTTCTCGGGACATCACTAA
- the otsA gene encoding alpha,alpha-trehalose-phosphate synthase (UDP-forming), giving the protein MSRLVVISNRVALPKQTQTGGLASAMNAALQERGGLWFGWSGNIAAETGKELHEVQDGNISYATIDMSKADHDDYYSGFANRALWPLFHYRGDLVDYRRDHLEGYLRVNRIFAKRVAKLLRKDDIVWVHDYHLIPLAAMLRQLGVENRIGFFLHTPLPAAGLLITLPRHREILEPLASYDLVGVHTQRDLRALEDYFLHELGAAMRTGGRIRAANGRIFRAGVFPISIDTAEAVELAHRAEDSGAVEKLKASIDDRALIIGVDRLDYSKGLPERFEGFARLLRDHKEMRGRVSLLQIAPPSRSDVPEYRSLRRELERSAGHINGQYAEPDWVPIRYVNKSFAHKVLAGYFRVSKVGLVTPLRDGMNLVAKEYVACQDPQDPGVLVLSRFAGAAQELDAALLVNPSDLDEVSEALKRALEMPLKERRMRWQSMMDVLERNDITTWRNAFLQALTEPPKVKPEIYIPSPMTVS; this is encoded by the coding sequence ATGAGTCGTCTAGTCGTCATATCGAACCGCGTCGCGCTGCCGAAGCAGACGCAAACGGGCGGACTGGCGTCCGCGATGAACGCGGCGCTGCAGGAAAGGGGCGGGCTTTGGTTCGGGTGGAGCGGCAACATCGCCGCGGAGACCGGCAAGGAGTTGCACGAGGTCCAGGACGGAAACATCAGCTACGCCACCATCGACATGTCCAAGGCGGACCATGACGATTATTACAGTGGTTTCGCCAATCGCGCGCTGTGGCCGCTCTTCCACTATCGCGGCGACCTCGTGGACTACCGTCGCGACCACCTGGAAGGTTACCTGCGGGTCAACCGCATCTTCGCGAAACGGGTGGCGAAGCTGCTGCGCAAGGACGACATCGTCTGGGTCCACGACTACCACCTGATTCCCCTCGCCGCGATGCTGCGCCAGCTGGGCGTGGAGAACCGCATCGGCTTCTTCCTGCACACGCCGCTTCCCGCGGCGGGCCTGCTGATCACGCTGCCGCGCCACCGCGAGATCCTGGAACCCCTGGCTTCGTACGATCTCGTGGGCGTGCACACGCAGCGCGACCTGCGTGCGCTGGAAGACTATTTCCTGCACGAACTGGGCGCCGCGATGCGCACGGGCGGCCGCATCCGCGCGGCGAACGGCCGCATCTTCCGCGCCGGCGTCTTCCCGATCAGCATCGACACCGCCGAGGCGGTGGAGCTGGCCCATCGTGCCGAGGACAGCGGCGCCGTGGAGAAGCTGAAGGCCTCCATCGACGACCGCGCGTTGATCATCGGCGTGGACCGGCTCGACTACTCCAAAGGCCTGCCCGAGCGCTTCGAAGGTTTCGCCCGCCTGCTGCGCGACCATAAGGAGATGCGCGGCCGCGTATCCCTGCTGCAGATCGCGCCACCCTCGCGTTCGGACGTACCGGAATACCGCTCGCTGCGCCGCGAACTCGAACGCAGCGCGGGCCATATCAACGGGCAATACGCGGAACCCGACTGGGTGCCGATCCGCTACGTGAACAAGTCTTTCGCGCACAAGGTGCTGGCGGGGTACTTCCGGGTGTCGAAGGTGGGCCTGGTCACGCCGCTGCGTGACGGCATGAACCTCGTGGCGAAGGAATACGTGGCCTGCCAGGACCCGCAGGATCCCGGCGTCCTGGTGCTCTCGCGCTTCGCCGGCGCGGCGCAGGAGCTCGACGCCGCGCTGCTGGTGAATCCGTCGGACCTGGACGAGGTATCGGAAGCGCTGAAGCGCGCGCTCGAGATGCCCCTGAAGGAACGGCGCATGCGCTGGCAGTCGATGATGGATGTGCTCGAACGCAACGACATCACGACCTGGCGGAACGCGTTCCTGCAGGCACTGACGGAGCCGCCGAAGGTGAAACCGGAGATCTACATTCCGTCGCCGATGACGGTCTCCTGA
- the rluD gene encoding 23S rRNA pseudouridine(1911/1915/1917) synthase RluD, producing the protein MTTVRHEATVPVAAAGRRFDQSLAEMFPDYSRSRLTGWIKEGKVLLDSARVAPRHLVRGGEQVVLEAELEAEVDAQPEDIALDIRFEDDDLMVIDKPVGLVVHPGAGNPAGTLLNALLHHSPALAELPRGGIVHRLDKDTAGLMVVAKSMAAHTALVAMLARHDVHRQYEAVVLGTMVAGGTVDQPIGRHQHDRLKQGVRDVEDGGKEAVTHYRVRERFRAHSVVQCNLETGRTHQIRVHMAHLGHPLVGDQLYGNGLRLPRGASQALIDALRGFRRQALHAEKLAFEHPVTGESLEFDSPRPADQEALIEALRADTVLHPIED; encoded by the coding sequence ATGACGACGGTCAGACACGAGGCCACCGTGCCGGTGGCGGCGGCGGGTCGGCGGTTCGACCAGTCCCTGGCGGAGATGTTCCCCGATTACTCCCGATCCCGCCTCACGGGCTGGATCAAGGAGGGCAAGGTGCTGCTGGACAGCGCCCGGGTGGCCCCGCGCCACCTCGTGCGGGGTGGCGAGCAGGTGGTCCTGGAGGCCGAGCTGGAAGCGGAGGTCGACGCCCAGCCCGAGGACATCGCGCTGGACATCCGCTTCGAGGACGACGACCTGATGGTGATCGACAAGCCCGTGGGGCTGGTCGTGCACCCCGGGGCCGGCAATCCGGCGGGTACCCTGCTGAACGCCCTGCTGCACCACAGCCCGGCGCTGGCCGAGCTGCCGCGCGGAGGCATCGTGCACCGTCTGGACAAGGACACTGCCGGCCTGATGGTGGTGGCGAAGAGCATGGCGGCGCATACCGCGCTGGTGGCCATGCTGGCCCGGCACGACGTGCACCGGCAGTACGAGGCCGTGGTGCTGGGCACGATGGTGGCGGGCGGCACCGTGGACCAGCCCATCGGCCGGCACCAGCATGATCGCCTCAAGCAGGGCGTGCGCGACGTGGAGGACGGCGGCAAGGAAGCGGTCACGCACTACCGGGTGCGCGAGCGCTTCCGCGCCCATAGCGTCGTCCAGTGCAACCTGGAGACGGGTCGCACCCACCAGATCCGCGTGCACATGGCCCATCTCGGCCATCCGCTGGTCGGCGACCAGCTCTATGGCAACGGGCTGCGCCTTCCGCGAGGGGCCAGCCAGGCCTTGATCGACGCCCTGCGCGGCTTCCGCCGTCAGGCCCTGCACGCCGAGAAACTGGCCTTCGAGCACCCGGTCACGGGGGAATCCCTCGAATTCGACTCGCCGCGGCCGGCCGACCAGGAGGCCCTGATCGAGGCGCTGCGGGCCGATACCGTCCTGCATCCGATCGAGGACTGA
- the pgeF gene encoding peptidoglycan editing factor PgeF, with amino-acid sequence MSMAGPWIVPEWDAPANVGAAVSTRLGPGRSAPPYDRLNLGSRSGDDPATVAANRDALALALDLPAPPLWLRQVHGTDVADATDSVAVSGGEPVADAAVARGPGKVLAILTADCLPVLFASADGATIAAAHAGWRGLAAGVLGNTVTRMGVPPESLVAWLGPAIGGASYEVGAEVRAAFVERDRMAEAAFVPTRPGHWNCDLYVLARRKLAAAGVTRISGGGFDTFRDERLYSYRRDGAASGRFASLIWTR; translated from the coding sequence CTGAGCATGGCCGGTCCCTGGATCGTGCCGGAGTGGGATGCCCCGGCGAACGTGGGTGCGGCGGTGTCGACCCGGCTCGGGCCGGGACGCTCGGCGCCGCCCTACGACCGGTTGAACCTGGGCTCGCGCTCCGGCGACGATCCGGCGACCGTGGCGGCGAACCGCGACGCGCTGGCCCTCGCCCTGGACCTGCCGGCGCCACCGCTGTGGCTGCGCCAGGTGCATGGCACCGACGTGGCCGACGCGACGGATTCCGTAGCGGTTTCCGGCGGGGAGCCGGTCGCCGACGCCGCGGTGGCGCGGGGGCCCGGCAAGGTGCTGGCGATCCTCACCGCGGACTGCCTGCCGGTACTGTTCGCGAGCGCGGACGGCGCCACGATCGCTGCGGCCCATGCCGGCTGGCGCGGACTGGCCGCCGGCGTGCTCGGGAACACCGTCACGCGGATGGGCGTGCCACCCGAATCCCTGGTCGCATGGCTCGGGCCCGCCATCGGTGGCGCCTCCTACGAGGTAGGGGCCGAGGTCCGTGCGGCTTTCGTCGAGCGCGACCGGATGGCGGAAGCGGCATTCGTCCCGACCCGGCCGGGTCATTGGAACTGCGACCTCTACGTGCTGGCCCGCCGGAAGCTCGCGGCCGCGGGCGTAACGCGGATCAGCGGTGGCGGCTTCGATACCTTCCGCGACGAACGGTTGTATTCGTACCGGCGGGACGGTGCCGCCAGCGGGCGGTTTGCCTCGTTGATCTGGACGCGCTGA
- a CDS encoding NAD+ synthase yields MSTFRFALAQFDFPVGAAAANARRVQALAEEARDRLGASMIAFPELTLSGYPPEDLLQRPSFLEACAKELAALAPRIEGISAVVGHPDTRGEVFNAATLIREGRAEWTYHKQALPNYTVFDEKRYFQHGEATRVFTIEGVRVGMLICEDIWEAEPAAHAAEAGAELLLVINASPYDRRQAATREELLRRRATENGVPVAYVNLVGGQDDLLFDGHSLLVQADGEVAARAPSFEEMLLAVEYDSATKRLSAIDWPAPDTRSPEAIMYAGLVRGVRDYIGKNGFSGVLLGLSGGIDSALTLAIAVDALGKDKVTAVMMPTEYTSGLSLREAKAQAEHLGVEYHVLPIGGIYDAFTGALSPVFAGRQPDITEENLQSRTRGVLLMAMSNKTGKLLLSTGNKSEMAVGYATLYGDMCGAYAPLKDVYKTTVYALSRWRAAIDGAIPMAVIDRPPSAELRHEQTDQDSLPPYDDLDAILELFIEGEASADDIVAAGHDDATVRRVIRMVYVNEFKRRQAAPGPRVTTKAFGRERRYPITSGWR; encoded by the coding sequence ATGTCCACGTTCCGTTTCGCCCTGGCCCAGTTCGACTTCCCCGTGGGTGCCGCCGCCGCCAATGCCCGGCGCGTGCAGGCCCTGGCCGAGGAAGCGCGCGATCGCCTGGGTGCCTCGATGATCGCCTTTCCCGAACTCACCCTTTCGGGGTATCCGCCCGAGGATCTCCTGCAGCGCCCGAGCTTCCTCGAGGCCTGCGCGAAGGAACTGGCGGCGCTGGCGCCGCGGATCGAGGGCATTTCGGCGGTCGTGGGCCATCCGGACACGCGGGGGGAGGTGTTCAACGCCGCCACGCTCATCCGCGAGGGCAGGGCGGAATGGACATACCACAAGCAGGCGCTGCCCAATTACACGGTGTTCGACGAGAAACGCTATTTCCAGCATGGCGAGGCCACGCGCGTCTTCACGATCGAGGGCGTGCGCGTCGGCATGCTTATCTGCGAGGACATCTGGGAAGCCGAGCCGGCGGCGCATGCCGCGGAGGCGGGCGCCGAGTTGCTCCTGGTGATCAACGCCTCGCCCTACGACCGCCGCCAGGCCGCCACGCGCGAAGAACTGCTGCGTCGCCGCGCCACGGAGAACGGCGTGCCCGTCGCCTACGTGAACCTCGTCGGTGGCCAGGACGACCTGCTGTTCGACGGCCATTCGCTGCTCGTGCAGGCGGACGGCGAGGTCGCGGCCCGCGCACCCTCGTTCGAGGAAATGCTGCTCGCGGTGGAATACGACAGCGCCACGAAGCGGCTGTCGGCCATCGACTGGCCGGCGCCGGATACGCGTTCGCCGGAGGCGATCATGTATGCGGGCCTCGTGCGCGGCGTGCGCGACTACATCGGCAAGAACGGATTCTCCGGCGTGCTGCTCGGGTTGTCCGGCGGCATCGATTCCGCGCTCACCCTCGCCATCGCCGTGGATGCGCTGGGGAAGGACAAGGTCACCGCCGTGATGATGCCCACGGAGTACACCTCCGGGCTGTCGCTGCGCGAGGCCAAGGCGCAGGCGGAGCACCTTGGCGTCGAATACCACGTGCTGCCGATCGGGGGCATCTACGACGCCTTCACGGGTGCGCTGTCGCCGGTGTTCGCCGGTCGCCAGCCGGACATCACCGAGGAGAACCTGCAATCGCGCACGCGCGGCGTGCTGTTGATGGCGATGTCGAACAAGACCGGCAAGCTGCTGCTCTCCACCGGCAACAAGAGCGAGATGGCCGTGGGCTACGCCACGCTCTACGGCGACATGTGCGGCGCCTATGCCCCCTTGAAGGACGTCTACAAGACCACGGTGTATGCGCTGTCGCGCTGGCGTGCCGCGATCGACGGCGCGATTCCCATGGCCGTCATCGACCGGCCGCCCTCGGCCGAACTGCGCCACGAGCAGACCGACCAGGATTCCCTGCCGCCGTACGACGACCTCGACGCGATCCTCGAGCTGTTCATCGAAGGCGAGGCTTCCGCGGATGACATCGTCGCCGCGGGCCATGACGACGCCACCGTGCGCCGTGTGATCCGCATGGTCTACGTCAACGAGTTCAAGCGCCGGCAGGCGGCACCGGGGCCGCGCGTCACCACGAAGGCCTTCGGACGCGAACGGCGGTATCCGATCACGTCGGGCTGGCGCTAA